DNA sequence from the Sphingobacteriales bacterium genome:
CCATGAAATTATATGAATTTCAGGAAGTTGTAATCTCTGCCAGCCGCAATGAACAACAATTGCTGGAAAGCGGCAGGGCCGTCATTGTCATCTCCAAAGAGAAAATTCAGTCGGCTATGCCTCAGTCGATTGGACAGATTCTTGAGAAAGAAGCCGGTATTTACCTGACAGGTACCGGACAAAATTTTGGTTCCAGCCAGCGAATGTACATCAGAGGAGCCAACAGTTATCATGTTCTGGTTATGGTGGATGGTGTCAGAATCAGCGACCCTTCTTCTGTTGACAACGGCCCGGATTTAAGCGAACTTTCCCTTGACGATATCGAAAGGATTGAAATCGTAAAGGGCAGCCACAGTCCTTATTTTGGCTCTTCTGCCATTGGGGGAGTTGTCAATATTATTACCTCCGGAAATCATAAAA
Encoded proteins:
- a CDS encoding TonB-dependent receptor gives rise to the protein MNALKNKFLLTLALCSTFLHGRTQQADSMKLYEFQEVVISASRNEQQLLESGRAVIVISKEKIQSAMPQSIGQILEKEAGIYLTGTGQNFGSSQRMYIRGANSYHVLVMVDGVRISDPSSVDNGPDLSELSLDDIERIEIVKGSHSPYFGSSAIGGVVNIITSGNHK